Genomic window (Dyadobacter fanqingshengii):
AATTCATCAAACAGATATCGCGAATCGTGCGGACCTGGTGACGCCTCAGGGTGATACTGAACTGAGAAAGCCGGATAGTCCTTCCTGCGAATTCCTTCAATCGTTTTATCATTCAAATTCACGTGCGTGATTTCGATATCGGGATGGCTTTCAATTTCATCCGGATCTACTGCAAACCCATGATTTTGGGAAGTAATTTCGCAGAATCCAGTAATTAGATTTTTCACCGGATGGTTCAGCCCACGGTGGCCGTGGTGCATTTTATAAGTATTAATTCCGCTTGACAATGCTAGTAACTGATGGCCCAAACAGATTCCGAAAAGCGGTTTGCTCGTCTTGATCATTTGATTCACATTCTCAACTGCGTAAAGCATTGCAGCCGGATCACCTGGTCCGTTGGATATAAAGAATCCATCAGGTTGCCAGGCCATAACTTCTTCAAACGGTGTTTTTGCAGGGAAAACTTTACAATAACACCCGCGTGATGTCAGATTTTTCAGAATGCTTTTCTTAATTCCATAATCCATTACAGCGATTCTCCATTGACTTGCAGATTCCTCGCCAACGAAGTAAGCATTCTCCGTAGTTACTTCGGAAGACAATTCAAGGCCATCCATGGAAGGGATTTTTTTCAATTCTTCCATGAGCTCCTTTTCATCCAGGATTTCTGAGGAAATGATCGCATTCATTACGCCGCGCTGCCTCACGTGGCGCACGATGTGTCTTGTATCCACATTGCTCACGCCAACAATGTTGGCTCTTTCAAAATATTCCTGCAATGAGAAATCAGCTGTATATCTGGAATAGATGGGCGAAAATGTGTTACAAACCATCCCCCGGATCTTTACCGACGCGGATTCTTCCTCATCTTCCAGCTGAACTCCGTAATTACCAATGTGTGAATTGGTATTAACAATGATTTGACCGTAATAAGAAGGATCAGTGTAAATTTCCTGATACCCGGTCATGCCTGTGTTAAAACAAATTTCTCCGCCGGTGGTCCCGCTTATCCCCAAAGCGAGTCCCTTGTATGCCGTTCCATCTTCAAGTAATAACAGAGCTTGCTTTTTTTGACCCATTTTATTGCTAAATCTATTGTTGCCTACTATTATTTTGAGCGAAATGCTCGGTGTTTTTAAACTGCGGTGCAAAACTATAAAATTTTACCCATAAAAAAGGGTTAAACGAAACGTTCAACCCTTTTCCATATATTCTTAATGATTATCCAAAATTATTCCTTTTCAGTAGTCGATTCTGGTGACTCATTGTTTTCAGCAGCCTCATCATTGGTTGCAGGTGCTTCGTCAGCAACTGGTTCCGCCTCAGCAACTACCGGATGATCTTCTTTCTTAACAGGTGCCGCGGCTGCAACTCCCGTTTCATCTTTTTTCGCTCCACCTCTTCTGCTACGTCTTGTTTTTGCAGGTTTGTCTGCATTAGCAAGAAGCAATGCGTCATTGAAATCTACAAGTTCAATCAGTGCAGTTTCAGCAGCATCACCAAGTCTGCTTCCAAGTTTAATGATCCTAGTGTAACCACCTGGACGAGAAGCGATTTTATCCGAAACAACTCCGAAAAGTTCTTTTGTCGATTCTTTATCATTCAGATAAGAAAAAACAACCCTTCTGTTGTGGGTAGAATCTTCTTTGGCGCGCGTTAGCAAAGGTTCAACATATTTACGCAGTTCCTTAGCCTTAGCAAGTGTTGTTTCAATTCTCTTGTGGATAATCAAAGAAGAAGCCATATTTGATAGCATCGCCTTGCGGTGAGATGCTGTTCTTCCTAAGTGATTACCTTTCTTACCGTGTCTCATTGTTTTGTTGTTTAGTTGCTTCGAGCGGCGGCTAGCGCGCTACAGAATACAGACTTATTATGGAATTATTTATCAATCTTCGTCCAAACGATATTTGGCAACGTCCATTCCAAATGTGAGTTGTTTATCAGCTACAAGCTGTTCCAACTCAGTAAGAGATTTTTTACCAAAATTACGGAATTTCATCATGTCTGAAATTTCCAGCCTAACCAAATCACCAAGTGATTTAACGTCAGCTGATTTCAAACAGTTGTATGCACGTACAGAAAGATCCAGCTCAGACAATGAAGTCTTAAGCAGTTTTCTCATACGTAACATTTCTTCATCCACTTGATTATCCTCTTCTGCTTTCTGCTTCTCAAACGTCATTGTTTGATCAGAGAATAGCATAAAGTGTTGAATCAAAATGTTTGCAGCCCCTTTTAACGCATCTTCCGGATGGATAGAACCATCTGTCTGAATGTCGATCAAAAGACGCTCATAATCTGTACGTTGTTCTACACGTGTATTTTCAACACTGTATTTAACGTTTTTAATTGGCGTATAAATAGAATCCACCGCGATGTATCCAAATGGCAATTCGTTTGCACGTGGCTCATCAGCAGGGACATATCCTCTTCCTTTGTCCAAAAGAAGTTCCATTTCGAACTCTTTCTGGTCATCAATATGGCATATAACCTGATCCGGGTTTAAAACTTCAAATGCATTGGTAAACTTGCCAATGTCTCCCGCTGTGATAACGGATACATTTTTAAGGTTGACAACGATTCTGCTTTCGTTCAGATCAGAAACTTTTTTAAAACGAACCATTTTAAGGTTCAGGATGATTTCTGTTACATCCTCAACTATACCTTCGATAGAAGAAAATTCATGAAGAACACCAGGGAACTTCACGCTCGTGATGGCATAACCTTCCAAAGATGAAAGAAGTATTCTACGTAATGCATTACCAATGGTTACGCCGTATCCTTTCTCTAAAGGCTTAAACTCAAACAACCCGTGAAAGTCGTCTGCTTTTTCCATGACGACCTTATCAGGCATTTGGAAAGCTAATATTGACATAGTCCTTGCTCCTTTTATAGTAGTAAATGATAGTTGATCACGCTACCGTTACCTTTGCGATCGCAAAATTGCCGTTAACGGCTAAAAGCACGCCTGGTAAACAGGCGTGCAGTAATATGAAGATTATTTAGAATACAACTCAACGATAAGTTGTTCGTTGATGTTTTCAGGAATTTGTTCACGTTCCGGGAACGTTACGAATTTACCTGTCAATTGCTGACCATCCCACTCTAACCAGTTGAATCCTTTTGAGCTGTGACCAGCAAGGCTTTCAGAAACTGATTCAAGAGACTTAGATTTCTCACGCACTGTAACGATCTGTCCAGGACGCAGAGAATAAGAAGGAATGTTTACAATTTCACCATCAACAAGTATATGTTTGTGGGAAACAAGCTGACGAGCAGCCCGTCTGGTTGGAGCGATGCCCAAGCGGTAAACTGTATTATCAAGACGAGCTTCGCAGTATTTCAATAGGTTTTCACCAGTAATACCTTCTTTAACCGAAGCCTTTTCAAATAGATTACGGAATTGCCTTTCAAGAATACCATAAATGAATTTCACCTTCTGCTTTTCCATCAATTGTAAAGCATACTCTGATTTCTTAGAGCGGCGACCCTTTCCATGAACTCCTGGAGGGTAATTTTTCTTTGCAAGCGCTTTGCTCGGGCCCATGATGGGTTCTCCGTAACGTCTTGCAATTTTCGATTTGGGACCTGTATAACGTGCCATTAAAAACTTTTTATTTTACTTAAATTATTTGAAAACCATTCTGTAACCCCAGTGTCCAAATTACGAATGGGCATTATATTGAAATACTATACTCTCCGACGTTTTGGAGGACGGCAACCATTGTGTGGCAGCGGAGTAATATCTCTGATTGTAGTTACTTCGATTCCCGCATTCTGAATAGTACGAATCGCCGATTCGCGTCCAGAACCAGGTCCTTTAACGAACACCTCGGCCTTGCGCATTCCCAGGTCAAAAGCAACCTGAGCACAGCTTTGAGCTGCTGTTTGTGCAGCATAAGGAGTGTTCTTTTTAGAACCACGGAATCCCATTTTACCAGCAGATCCCCAGGAGATTACCTGGCCATTATTATTGGTAATAGAGATGATAATGTTATTGAAGGAAGCTTTGATGTGTACTTGACCCACCGACTCCACTACGACAACTCTCTTTTTTGCTTTATCTTTTCTTTTATTTTGTGCCATTGCTTATGGATAGAAATGTGGTTTTACCCACCGCTCACTGATTATTTAGTAGCCTTTTTCTTGTTCGCGATTGTTTTGCGTTTACCCTTACGAGTACGAGAGTTGTTCTTTGTCCTTTGTCCGCGCAATGGTAAACCCTTACGGTGACGAAGACCTCTGTAACAAGCGATATCCATTAAGCGCTTAATGCTCAGTTGAACTTCTGATTTAAGTGCACCTTCTACTTTATATTCACCTGCTATAACCGCACGAACTGCACCAGACTCTTCATCGTTCCAGTCAATCACCTTTTTATTGATGTCAACTCCTGCTTTCTCCA
Coding sequences:
- the carA gene encoding glutamine-hydrolyzing carbamoyl-phosphate synthase small subunit codes for the protein MGQKKQALLLLEDGTAYKGLALGISGTTGGEICFNTGMTGYQEIYTDPSYYGQIIVNTNSHIGNYGVQLEDEEESASVKIRGMVCNTFSPIYSRYTADFSLQEYFERANIVGVSNVDTRHIVRHVRQRGVMNAIISSEILDEKELMEELKKIPSMDGLELSSEVTTENAYFVGEESASQWRIAVMDYGIKKSILKNLTSRGCYCKVFPAKTPFEEVMAWQPDGFFISNGPGDPAAMLYAVENVNQMIKTSKPLFGICLGHQLLALSSGINTYKMHHGHRGLNHPVKNLITGFCEITSQNHGFAVDPDEIESHPDIEITHVNLNDKTIEGIRRKDYPAFSVQYHPEASPGPHDSRYLFDEFIKLLRAS
- the rplQ gene encoding 50S ribosomal protein L17 is translated as MRHGKKGNHLGRTASHRKAMLSNMASSLIIHKRIETTLAKAKELRKYVEPLLTRAKEDSTHNRRVVFSYLNDKESTKELFGVVSDKIASRPGGYTRIIKLGSRLGDAAETALIELVDFNDALLLANADKPAKTRRSRRGGAKKDETGVAAAAPVKKEDHPVVAEAEPVADEAPATNDEAAENNESPESTTEKE
- a CDS encoding DNA-directed RNA polymerase subunit alpha; the protein is MSILAFQMPDKVVMEKADDFHGLFEFKPLEKGYGVTIGNALRRILLSSLEGYAITSVKFPGVLHEFSSIEGIVEDVTEIILNLKMVRFKKVSDLNESRIVVNLKNVSVITAGDIGKFTNAFEVLNPDQVICHIDDQKEFEMELLLDKGRGYVPADEPRANELPFGYIAVDSIYTPIKNVKYSVENTRVEQRTDYERLLIDIQTDGSIHPEDALKGAANILIQHFMLFSDQTMTFEKQKAEEDNQVDEEMLRMRKLLKTSLSELDLSVRAYNCLKSADVKSLGDLVRLEISDMMKFRNFGKKSLTELEQLVADKQLTFGMDVAKYRLDED
- the rpsD gene encoding 30S ribosomal protein S4; amino-acid sequence: MARYTGPKSKIARRYGEPIMGPSKALAKKNYPPGVHGKGRRSKKSEYALQLMEKQKVKFIYGILERQFRNLFEKASVKEGITGENLLKYCEARLDNTVYRLGIAPTRRAARQLVSHKHILVDGEIVNIPSYSLRPGQIVTVREKSKSLESVSESLAGHSSKGFNWLEWDGQQLTGKFVTFPEREQIPENINEQLIVELYSK
- the rpsK gene encoding 30S ribosomal protein S11, translated to MAQNKRKDKAKKRVVVVESVGQVHIKASFNNIIISITNNNGQVISWGSAGKMGFRGSKKNTPYAAQTAAQSCAQVAFDLGMRKAEVFVKGPGSGRESAIRTIQNAGIEVTTIRDITPLPHNGCRPPKRRRV
- the rpsM gene encoding 30S ribosomal protein S13 yields the protein MARISGVDIPDRKRGEISLTYIFGIGRSSAKKILEKAGVDINKKVIDWNDEESGAVRAVIAGEYKVEGALKSEVQLSIKRLMDIACYRGLRHRKGLPLRGQRTKNNSRTRKGKRKTIANKKKATK